The stretch of DNA CGGTGTAAAAGAAATGGGGGCTCTTCCCTGATATTGCACATGTCGTCCGTTTACAAGGTGAAAAGTGATCTGTGCTGTTTGGGGAAGGAATGTTGCCAGTGCAACCGCGTACGTGTTTGTGGTATGTAACGGCTGTAACCTGCGAAAACCGGTGCGGGTTACGGATGGTTGTTTTGTGATTGTGCTATCGAAAAAGTCAAGCATGATTTTAACGTTGTGTGCACCCATAGGAGAATGTCCTTCCGCGTTGTCATCATAATGCACATGAGTGATACCTGCGGCGGTAAGGTTTTCACTGAAATCTCTGTTTTCTTCTCCAAATATATCCAGGTCACCGCTGTAAAATTTCAGCGACATATCGATATCTTTAAAGTCATCGGCCTGGGTAACCAGATCGCGTTTGTGCCATTCTACGGAGTCGGTATCGTATTCACCTAAAAGGTTTTCAAGATGATAATATGCGCCACTGCCCATCATGTCGCACATGCCTTTGCTGGAAAATGCTGCACTGAACACGTCCGGATGGTTACGTAGATTATGCATAGAGCCGTATCCACCCATGCTGTGCCCGGTAAGACCACGGTTGTCACGCGATTGCAGGGTCACAAATACGGAGTCTATGAGCAACGGAAACTCCTTGCCGATAACTGATGACATCTGGGAATATGTGCGGACAGGGCTGTCAAGCCACCACTTACCACCGCTACCGTCATAGACCATTGCGATTAAAAAATCATATGAATCGATCATTTCAAGAAGGTCGATATGGCTGT from Chitinivibrionales bacterium encodes:
- a CDS encoding prolyl oligopeptidase family serine peptidase — translated: MKKALFSILILTVSIWPYSIHDGSFYSNYTNEAMEYRVIIPASYDSITTNGGKVPVVYMLHCLGGDLDYNINSHIDLLEMIDSYDFLIAMVYDGSGGKWWLDSPVRTYSQMSSVIGKEFPLLIDSVFVTLQSRDNRGLTGHSMGGYGSMHNLRNHPDVFSAAFSSKGMCDMMGSGAYYHLENLLGEYDTDSVEWHKRDLVTQADDFKDIDMSLKFYSGDLDIFGEENRDFSENLTAAGITHVHYDDNAEGHSPMGAHNVKIMLDFFDSTITKQPSVTRTGFRRLQPLHTTNTYAVALATFLPQTAQITFHLVNGRHVQYQGRAPISFTPVIYKH